Proteins encoded together in one Verrucomicrobiota bacterium window:
- a CDS encoding aldehyde dehydrogenase, which translates to MVKIPVLRWGQPYESLETDPVIHFVTGETLAQVSRANPGLLAKDMKKAARSREVLKDIPIRDLVQIMKKAADFYRDATLPMGDGTQSPDDFARQQSASTGLPEHMCKFNMSKNHFVLSNMDKILDCLTRGLPLDILTRGYGDENRGVIVSYQAQTPVLGMVLPSNSPGVHTLWLPVIAMQIGLVLKPGPQEPWTPYRMAAAFTAAGIPREAFGIYPGAGEMGAEVVNRCRRTMIFGSTQTVKQYEGNPRVQVHGPGFSKVLLGDDVVDDWPKYIDLIADGIYLNSGRGCINTSGVWASRHTKEIAAALAEKIGPIDVLPPEDPKAALAAFTVPGQAQAVHASILDKAKEAGVTDMTAKFGPRLVEKERCAYLRPWVLHCDSPDRAIANTEYMFPYATVVECPQDQMIEKIGTTLVASCITHNRAWQRQLMEAHNIDRLNIGALPTIKLDWLQPHEGNIVDFLFRARAFQTLPDMLGKVG; encoded by the coding sequence ATGGTCAAGATTCCCGTCCTCCGCTGGGGCCAGCCTTACGAAAGCCTCGAGACCGATCCCGTCATCCACTTCGTCACCGGCGAGACCCTCGCGCAAGTCAGCCGCGCCAATCCCGGCCTGCTCGCCAAGGATATGAAGAAGGCCGCGCGCTCGCGCGAAGTCCTCAAGGACATCCCCATCCGCGACCTCGTGCAGATCATGAAGAAGGCCGCCGACTTCTACCGCGACGCCACCCTCCCGATGGGCGACGGCACTCAATCGCCCGACGACTTCGCGCGCCAGCAATCCGCGTCCACCGGCCTGCCCGAGCACATGTGCAAATTCAACATGTCCAAGAACCACTTCGTGCTCTCCAACATGGACAAGATCCTCGACTGCCTCACGCGCGGCCTGCCGCTCGACATCCTCACGCGCGGCTACGGCGATGAGAACCGCGGCGTCATCGTCAGCTACCAGGCGCAGACGCCCGTGCTCGGCATGGTGCTGCCGTCCAACTCGCCCGGCGTCCACACGCTGTGGCTGCCCGTGATCGCGATGCAAATCGGCCTCGTGCTCAAGCCCGGCCCGCAGGAGCCGTGGACGCCCTACCGCATGGCCGCGGCGTTCACCGCGGCGGGCATCCCGCGCGAAGCCTTCGGCATCTACCCGGGCGCGGGCGAGATGGGCGCCGAAGTCGTCAACCGCTGCCGCCGCACCATGATCTTCGGCAGCACCCAGACCGTGAAGCAATACGAAGGCAACCCGCGCGTGCAAGTCCACGGGCCCGGCTTCAGCAAGGTCCTCCTCGGCGACGACGTGGTGGACGACTGGCCCAAATACATCGACCTCATCGCCGACGGCATCTACCTCAACTCCGGCCGCGGCTGCATCAACACCTCCGGCGTCTGGGCCTCGCGCCACACCAAAGAAATCGCCGCCGCGCTCGCCGAGAAAATCGGCCCCATCGACGTGCTCCCGCCCGAGGACCCCAAGGCCGCCCTCGCCGCCTTCACCGTGCCGGGACAAGCCCAGGCCGTCCACGCCTCGATCCTCGACAAGGCCAAGGAAGCCGGCGTCACCGACATGACCGCCAAGTTTGGCCCGCGCCTCGTCGAGAAGGAACGCTGCGCGTATCTGCGCCCGTGGGTGCTCCACTGCGACTCGCCCGACCGCGCCATCGCGAACACCGAATACATGTTCCCCTATGCCACCGTCGTCGAGTGCCCGCAGGACCAGATGATCGAGAAAATCGGCACCACCCTCGTCGCCTCGTGCATCACCCACAACCGCGCCTGGCAACGGCAGCTCATGGAGGCGCACAACATCGACCGCCTCAACATCGGCGCGCTGCCCACCATCAAGCTCGACTGGCTCCAGCCGCACGAAGGCAACATCGTGGACTTTCTCTTCCGCGCCCGCGCGTTCCAGACGCTGCCGGACATGCTCGGCAAGGTGGGGTAG